One genomic segment of Oncorhynchus kisutch isolate 150728-3 linkage group LG15, Okis_V2, whole genome shotgun sequence includes these proteins:
- the LOC109905579 gene encoding B-cell CLL/lymphoma 7 protein family member B-B-like, producing the protein MSGRSGRAETRSRAKDDIKKVLAAIEKVRKWEKKWVTVGDTSLRIFKWVPVTDTKQIYRTKSITGEVRGLKDVVLENSSSTLDFQDECSNQSFLSDIYQPKMDSSSSSSQHASEAVSPLPHTTTLRTTEDAQPPMLGQESVDEPSQPAHEVADEPPTLIKEDLVLPLGVRVKTPCTEEEEGSGAPPLKKVCTEKKAVLR; encoded by the exons ATGTCCGGACGGTCAGGTCGCGCGGAGACACGGAGTCGTGCTAAAGATGATATTAAAAAGGTGCTGGCAGCAATTGAAAAAGTGCGTAAATG GGAGAAGAAGTGGGTAACAGTAGGAGACACATCCCTACGAATATTCAAGTGGGTGCCAGTGACAGACACTAAACAG atATACCGGACCAAATCCATAACTGGAGAGGTTCGAGGTCTAAAAGATGTGGTGTTGGAAAACTCCAGCTCTACCTTGGATTTCCAAG ATGAATGCAGCAACCAGAGTTTCCTGTCTGATATCTACCAGCCCAAAATGGACAGCAGCAGCTCCAGCTCCCAGCATGCCAGTGAGGCAGTCAGTCCTCTTCCCCACACCACAACCCTCCGCACGACCGAAGACGCTCAACCACCCATGCTGGGCCAGGAGAGTGTGGACG AACCATCCCAGCCAGCACATGAAGTTGCTGATGAGCCTCCAACATTGATCAAAGAGGACCTGGTTTTGCCCCTTGGTGTCCGAGTAAAAACTCCATGCACAGAG gaagaagagggatcaggAGCCCCTCCACTGAAGAAAGTTTGCACTGAAAAAAAGGCTGTACTGAGATAA